The following are from one region of the Geoalkalibacter subterraneus genome:
- a CDS encoding FG-GAP-like repeat-containing protein, with translation MRAHSAEKSLILAIWLIFGVIWLGLVPVAQAASVPNITSLGHIDEGMSVPTDLAMDGEGNLYVAEPRSKTVVKYDPYGVPVKTLGPLPVSVASLAVHTDSDGHITLYGAGESAVLRMNAEGEVLDYVGGGPDAFERAFDLAVDHQGFLFVADSQARQISVFDGSGSLQFRFGSPGTGDSQFSTLTAMEVDPYAEEIYVADNYAEGSTVEPRIRVFDFSGNYKRSLPAKSGFGSSALVSFGGIAFDDQGRGYFLDSLKNQVRILSLPSTFLKVHSSSGYNPGQLVAPSSLIYDGINSRLLVLCPDGRIELFGVDGGSNPVKLNSPPQTPVPVSPLGGSEVDSLRPTLIFDNAHDGDDDLLTYDVQVWRDGAVVAEMFDVSEGASQTSAVVTQDLEENMEHTWRVQAFDGTDISDWSAFERFYVNAVQEPPTRPVITLPEQGAVIEAEDFLAWDASLDPDPSDKVSYQIALFDGAEETEPLVEQDVETTSVTLGDLSSPISLRAGQTYYLQVQAVDEHGEWSDPSERREFVYGASVLQVRANLPGCRVYLGGNHAYPGRYMGETPLEVSELAPGEYTLVIERAGCETDLRRVEVVAAQETVASFDLRPVLIPEDFVRRAVTVTRGGGELVAPFMVDWDGDGSLDLLAADRSGRLLLLSGSEAGVDFFDSAEVLPLPLIPGATPFVADWNNDQIPDLLVGGQDGSVLLFRGTAAATGGLSFDGGSYLQANGAPLAVASDAVPVVVDFNLDGAKDLIVGDGDGEVRLFLNQGSDAAPQFAQGILLKKFDAAAAPFFADLDGDGRRDLVVAAGGEIDGFSIHGEKDLSSLPGIHLSVHEGVRKGATSLPEVAQAEEVYDKRRKKSKAPKKTENFMPEVRHFFIADLDEGAGKDMMVVDDEGMIYFLEAQGEKLSPHFIEAMQEKLDFMAADFSASAAICSEISTKLADGRFGSARELVEDWAESVAVDTELGLQVMELRALMPHPSDKVWESQ, from the coding sequence ATGCGCGCTCACTCAGCCGAAAAATCCCTGATTCTGGCCATTTGGCTGATTTTCGGAGTGATATGGCTGGGCCTTGTGCCCGTCGCCCAAGCCGCGAGTGTCCCGAACATCACCTCGTTGGGGCATATCGATGAAGGGATGTCCGTGCCTACCGATCTGGCGATGGATGGTGAAGGCAACCTTTACGTGGCTGAGCCGCGGTCCAAAACTGTGGTCAAGTACGACCCCTATGGAGTGCCGGTGAAAACCCTGGGGCCTTTGCCGGTTTCGGTGGCTTCTCTGGCGGTGCATACAGATTCCGACGGTCATATTACTCTCTATGGTGCCGGCGAGTCGGCGGTGCTGCGCATGAACGCTGAAGGAGAGGTTCTCGATTATGTGGGCGGCGGTCCCGATGCCTTTGAACGCGCTTTCGATCTGGCCGTGGATCACCAGGGCTTCCTGTTTGTGGCGGACAGCCAGGCTCGGCAGATCAGCGTATTTGATGGTTCCGGCAGCCTGCAGTTCCGTTTCGGATCTCCCGGCACTGGCGACAGCCAGTTTTCCACTCTGACCGCCATGGAAGTCGACCCCTACGCCGAAGAGATTTATGTCGCCGACAATTACGCTGAAGGGTCCACCGTCGAGCCCAGAATCCGTGTTTTTGATTTCAGCGGAAATTACAAGCGGTCCCTGCCGGCCAAGTCCGGATTCGGCTCATCGGCACTTGTTTCTTTTGGCGGAATAGCCTTTGATGACCAGGGTCGAGGCTACTTTCTGGACAGTCTGAAGAATCAGGTCCGTATCCTGTCCCTTCCTTCCACTTTTCTCAAAGTTCACTCATCCTCAGGATACAATCCGGGGCAGTTGGTGGCGCCGTCTTCCCTGATATACGATGGCATCAACAGCCGTCTACTGGTGTTGTGCCCTGACGGGCGAATCGAGCTGTTTGGGGTCGATGGCGGGTCCAACCCGGTAAAGCTCAACAGCCCGCCGCAAACACCCGTGCCCGTTTCGCCTCTCGGCGGCAGCGAGGTCGATTCCCTGCGCCCGACCCTGATTTTTGACAATGCCCATGATGGGGATGACGATCTTTTGACTTATGATGTTCAGGTGTGGCGGGACGGAGCTGTCGTGGCAGAGATGTTCGATGTCTCTGAAGGTGCTTCGCAGACCAGTGCGGTTGTTACGCAGGATCTTGAAGAGAATATGGAGCATACCTGGCGGGTTCAGGCTTTCGACGGAACGGATATCAGTGACTGGAGCGCCTTTGAACGGTTTTATGTCAATGCAGTGCAGGAACCGCCCACCCGGCCGGTGATTACTCTACCGGAGCAGGGAGCCGTGATCGAGGCGGAGGATTTTCTTGCGTGGGATGCCTCTCTGGACCCCGACCCCTCTGATAAGGTCAGCTATCAGATTGCGCTGTTCGACGGTGCGGAAGAGACCGAACCGCTGGTTGAGCAGGATGTGGAGACCACCTCAGTCACGCTGGGCGACCTGTCTTCTCCTATTTCTCTCAGAGCGGGACAGACCTATTACCTGCAGGTGCAGGCGGTGGATGAACATGGTGAATGGTCGGACCCGAGTGAGAGGCGTGAGTTTGTTTACGGCGCAAGCGTGTTGCAGGTCAGGGCCAACCTGCCGGGATGCCGTGTTTATCTGGGCGGCAACCATGCCTATCCCGGACGTTATATGGGGGAAACGCCCCTTGAAGTTTCCGAGCTCGCTCCCGGCGAATACACGCTGGTCATTGAGCGGGCCGGGTGCGAAACTGACCTACGTCGAGTCGAAGTGGTGGCTGCGCAGGAGACGGTTGCTTCTTTTGACCTACGCCCCGTTTTGATCCCCGAGGATTTTGTCCGGCGTGCGGTCACCGTCACTCGCGGCGGCGGTGAACTTGTGGCGCCGTTCATGGTTGATTGGGATGGTGACGGCTCCCTCGATCTGCTGGCGGCCGATCGCTCGGGGCGCTTGCTGCTGCTCTCCGGTTCTGAAGCCGGGGTCGATTTCTTCGACTCCGCTGAAGTCCTGCCGCTGCCGCTGATTCCCGGGGCCACCCCCTTTGTTGCAGACTGGAACAACGACCAGATCCCCGATCTGCTGGTGGGCGGCCAGGATGGCAGCGTGCTTTTGTTTCGTGGAACCGCTGCAGCGACAGGAGGACTCTCCTTTGATGGCGGCAGCTATCTGCAGGCCAACGGCGCGCCTTTAGCCGTCGCGTCCGATGCGGTTCCGGTTGTGGTCGACTTTAATCTCGATGGGGCCAAGGACCTGATCGTGGGTGACGGAGACGGAGAGGTGCGGTTGTTTCTCAACCAGGGCAGTGACGCCGCTCCGCAGTTTGCCCAGGGAATCCTGCTGAAAAAATTCGATGCTGCTGCGGCGCCGTTTTTTGCCGATCTTGACGGGGATGGCCGCCGTGATCTGGTTGTTGCCGCAGGCGGTGAAATAGACGGTTTCTCGATCCATGGCGAAAAGGACCTCTCTTCTCTGCCCGGAATCCATCTTTCTGTTCACGAAGGCGTGCGGAAAGGCGCAACCTCTCTCCCGGAGGTGGCCCAGGCCGAGGAGGTCTACGACAAGCGCCGCAAGAAAAGCAAAGCTCCCAAGAAAACCGAAAATTTCATGCCCGAGGTGCGCCATTTTTTCATCGCTGACCTGGATGAGGGGGCCGGCAAGGACATGATGGTAGTGGATGATGAAGGGATGATCTACTTTTTGGAAGCACAGGGAGAGAAACTCAGCCCGCATTTTATCGAGGCCATGCAGGAGAAGCTTGATTTCATGGCAGCAGACTTTTCCGCCTCCG